The Struthio camelus isolate bStrCam1 chromosome 5, bStrCam1.hap1, whole genome shotgun sequence genome has a segment encoding these proteins:
- the KATNBL1 gene encoding KATNB1-like protein 1 has protein sequence MASEAHNVRKQKVLHIEGHSIDLPRKRISSFTKKIMKEGKKSPKQLALYTNRITVGKTVTSPPSLFKVVYCKRKIHCYTPKPSYRKKQFPKVRGCDMANKENELACAGNLPAKLHNDSRSHLLNSSDSGSSQTEGPSSKYSGFFSEVSQDHETMAQVLFSRNLRLNVALTFWRRRSISELVAYLVRIQDLGVVVDCLPVLTNSLQEEKPYISVGCCVDLLPLVKSLLKSKYEEYVIVGLNWLQAVIKRWWSELSAHAEKTEDGNIPILKQQLSGLWEQENHLILVPGYTGNIAKDVNAYLLQLH, from the exons ATGGCATCTGAAGCCCACAATGTTAGAAAACAGAAAGTATTGCATATCGAGGGTCATTCCATTGATCTCCCCAGAAAACGAATCTCTTCTTTCACTAAAAAGATCATGAAGGAG ggTAAGAAATCTCCAAAACAGTTGGCTTTGTATACAAACAG AATAACAGTTGGAAAAACAGTGACCAGCCCCCCCTCTCTTTTCAAAGTAGTatattgtaaaagaaaaatacactgttATACTCCAAAGCCTTCTTATAGAAAGAAACAGTTCCCTAAAGTCAGGGGCTGTGACATggcaaataaagaaaatgaactgGCTTGCGCAGGGAATCTGCCAGCAAAGCTACATAACGACAGTCGTTCACACTTGCTAAATTCTAGTGACTCTGGCTCATCCCAAACAGAAGGCCCCTCATCCAAATATAGTGGATTTTTTTCAGAG gtttctcaggaccATGAAACTATGGCTCAAGTCCTCTTCAGTAGGAATCTGAGGCTGAATGTAGCTTTAACCTTTTGGAGAAGGAGAAGTATAAGCGAACTGGTAGCCTACTTAGTGAG GATACAGGATCTTGGAGTAGTAGTAGACTGCCTTCCTGTGCTAACAAACag tttacaggaagaaaaaccaTATATCTCAGTTGGCTGCTGTGTAGATCTTTTGCCTTTAGTGAAGTCACTGCTTAAAAGCAAATATGAAGA ATATGTGATAGTTGGTTTAAACTGGCTCCAGGCTGTCATTAAAAGATGGTGGTCAGAACTATCTGCACATGCAGAAAAGACAGAGGATGG aaatattcCTATTTTAAAGCAACAATTAAGTGGATTATGGGAACAGGAGAATCATCTTATTCTGGTTCCAGGATATACTGGTAATATAGCTAAG gatGTAAATGCTTATTTATTACAACTACACTGA